A genomic region of Brienomyrus brachyistius isolate T26 chromosome 6, BBRACH_0.4, whole genome shotgun sequence contains the following coding sequences:
- the LOC125744872 gene encoding transmembrane and death domain protein 1-like, whose translation METILLFFLMINHSLGGDTVATDLDKHQLWRLANILTIRECKDLLSVLSRPEPDIFLQINHLPLQDLTLQQVNQEPPNPWEADYKTPCNVVLMRWLVKNGKQIYFDRLYRALQQIGRTDIAKEMGKNINQDKILNLQRYVDGYHEYVKGIKSTLLEMDQRPQAEHEAIREGRDLTQNILRPAVERKQPPPYDRHPLDGVLPLLNGFLISVAGSVLVGLAILLLKLRDSRNDLQKLQ comes from the exons ATGGAAACCATCCTGCTattctttctcatgatcaacCATAGTCTTGGGGGAGATACCG TGGCCACGGACCTAGACAAGCATCAGCTGTGGCGTTTGGCAAACATTCTCACCATCAGAGAATGCAAGGACCTTCTCTCTGTGCTCTCCCGTCCAGAGCCCGACATCTTCCTACAGATTAATCAcctccccctccaggacctcacCCTGCAGCAGGTCAATCAAGAGCCCCCCAATCCCTGGGAAGCAG ATTACAAAACGCCATGCAATGTAGTCCTGATGAGGTGGCTGGTGAAAAATGGGAAGCAGATATATTTTGATCGGTTGTACCGAGCTCTACAGCAGATTGGCCGGACTGACATCGCCAAAG AGATGGGGAAGAACATCAATCAAGACAAGATATTAAATCTTCAGCGGTATGTGGATGGATACCATGAATATGTGAAAGGTATAAAGTCCACACTTCTGGAAATGGATCAGCGCCCACAGGCAGAGCATGAGGCGATCAGAGAAG GGAGGGACCTGACCCAGAATATCCTGAGGCCTGCAGTTGAGCGCAAGCAGCCCCCACCCTATGACCGACACCCCCTGGACGGCGTCCTGCCCCTGCTAAATGGCTTCCTGATAAGTGTTGCCGGTTCTGTCCTAGTAGGACTGGCTATCCTACTCTTAAAGCTGCGCGACTCCAGGAACGACCTGCAGAAGTTGCAGTAG